The Clostridiales bacterium FE2011 sequence CTACATTCTCTTCTCCATTGGCATTCAGCGCACCCCTGCCGTCACCGCCAGCCTGATCACCGGCATGGAGCCTATTATGAATCCCTTGCTTGTTGCTGCCTTCTATGGAGAGAAAGTCTCTGCCCTGGCAATCACCGGAGCCATCATCGTGGTTTGTTCCATCCTGGCCTATAATGTCTGGCTGGCCCGGCAAAAGAGCCCTGCGCCGAACGTACAGGAGGCCTGTGAATGATATACAAAGAAAAGCAGTTTTCCTGTTATCTGTATGATCAGATGGATCAGGAGAATGAGGCCCTCCATCCGGACAATCCGCGGAACTTCATGGATTCCCTGTCTCCGCTGATTTCAGCCATGGTTTCCCGGGAAGCCGGAACCGTTTTGTATGAAGATCTGGCCGGACAGTTCGGCAGTGAGTATATCGACCGTATGATCCGGTGCGGTGTCCTGCGACGGGAGGGGCAGCGTGTTTACCTGGACACACCCGTATTCCTTGAATCGGATGCTTCCGTGCTGGCGGATCACTTTGCCTCCGCCGCCGGCAAAATCACCGATCTCATCATGTCCTGCAGGCAGCCGCTTTATGAACTGGCCGGAAAGATAAACAACGGTTTTTCTCCGGAACGGAACCTGTATCACCTGCTCTGCGGCTGGAGTATGGACGGCGCCATGATCGACAGGCTCATTCAGGAAGATATCATCTCCGAGGGACGGTCCCACCCCACTGGCCTGGATTACCTGCTGATCCTCTATGAAAAAAGCCCTGCCCTGGATGCTTTTTCAGACAGGCTGCTTTGTTCCTTCAACCGGTGCGTGCAGGAAGACTGCGCCCTTGAATCCTTTGGTGACGCGGACGGCAACCGTCTGGACTGCTTCCGTTATTTCCGCCTGAAGGAGCAGGGAAAGCTGACACCCGCATTCGATTCCATCCATGAAGCCATGAAAGGTCTGTCCGCGTCGGACCTGACGCGGGCTGCCAGATCCCTGGCTTCCGGTCAGGAAGCGGATATCCGGGCAGTCCGTGCACTTGAAGCCTTTGGCTACGTACGGAACGGAAAGCCCTGTGTCCCCGTCTTCAGGCCGGAGCATGATGTTGTTTTTTATGCCATTGAGGAGCTGATCGAAAAGGTTCTGCTCAAACCTGTTGCCAATGTGTTTGAAGGCATGCGGGATCTGGGGATCACACCGTCCCTGCACAGGGTTCCCCTGAAGGAGACGGCTAATGAATGCTGGCACATCCTTTTCGGCAGCATCAATGAAGCCCTTGTGAAAAACGGATTTGTTTCCCCGCCCGAAGCCGGTGCCGGCGAAGGCCGTTATCTCCGGTGTATTGTGATCGGCTGATTATTCTGGTTTTGATTATTTTCTCAGGAGGCGTCCCGTGACCCTGACTCCCTTATCTTTTCTGATCGTCTGTCCCCTGCTGTTCCTGGCCGGGTTTGTTGATTCCATCGGTGGCGGCGGCGGACTGATCTCGCTCCCGGCCTATCTGCTGGCCGGCCTGCCTGTTCATCAGGCCATCGCGACCAACAAGCTGTCCTCCACCTGCGGCACCAGTCTGTCCACAGGGCGCTTCCTGCGTCACGGGCTCATCAACCTGAAGCTGGCCGTTCCGGCCGCCCTGGCAGCTTTCGCCGGCTCAACCCTGGGAGCGCAGCTTTCCCTGCTCGTCAGCGAGAATGTGATGAAGTATATCCTGTTTGCCGTCCTGCCTGTCGCGGCTTTCTTTGTGCTGAACCGGCATCTGTTCACAGACCGTGGCGGAGATGCGGTGGCGGACCGCCGGACCATGATCATCTGTGTTGCTGCCGCCCTCCTCATCGGCGCCTACGATGGCTTCTACGGTCCCGGAACCGGCACCTTCCTGATCATTGCCTTTACGGTTTTTGCCCGGATGTCCGTTTCCTCCGCCAACGCCCAGGCCAAGGTTATTAACCTCACCTCCAACATCACCTCCCTCGTGGTCTTCCTGCTGAACGGCCAGGTGGTATTCCTGCTCGGGCTTGC is a genomic window containing:
- a CDS encoding TSUP family transporter, with translation MTLTPLSFLIVCPLLFLAGFVDSIGGGGGLISLPAYLLAGLPVHQAIATNKLSSTCGTSLSTGRFLRHGLINLKLAVPAALAAFAGSTLGAQLSLLVSENVMKYILFAVLPVAAFFVLNRHLFTDRGGDAVADRRTMIICVAAALLIGAYDGFYGPGTGTFLIIAFTVFARMSVSSANAQAKVINLTSNITSLVVFLLNGQVVFLLGLAGALCNMAGNWLGSGLALNKGTRIVRPVILGVLLLLFLKIIIGF